Within the Staphylococcus argenteus genome, the region TTGCAAGATATATACAAGATAAACATAAAGGTCATATTGATGCAGCTATTTTTAACTTAGGTTACTTGCCAAAAGGCGACAAATCTATCGTGACAAAACCTGATACAACTATTCAAGCTATTAATTCTTTGTTGAAAATGCTGTCAATCGAAGGCATCATCATTTTAGTTATTTATCATGGTCATATTGAAGGACAAATTGAGAAAAATGAAATACTTGAATATTTGAGCAACTTAGACCAAAAGCAAGCACAAGTTTTGCAATATAAATTTCTAAATCAGCGAAATCATGCACCATTTATTTGCGCTATAGAAAAGCTTTCTTAACAAGGCTTTAATTTATCTAATAATTCTTTGCATTATATGCAATTATGGTAATGAAACATAAAAAAGAGGTTTTCGATTTCGAAAACCTCTTTTTTGTGTAATTTAGTTTTATACTGCAGTAATGGCATCTAAACTATTTTGCATTGTAGTTGCTCTACTCGCTATCGCGTCACTGATAAAATTCAATAATGTGACTTTCTCTTGATTTAAATTTTCATTGAAGTGAATAATTACTGTTCTTTCATCATCAACAGGTCTTTCTTTGTAAATCCATTCTAATTCAACTAAATTATTATAAGTTCTAGTACGTTTATAAGGTTTTACCTCAACAAATCGATCCATTTCTTTAAGTGTCATAGATCCCTTTTGCCATAACGTAAGTAAAATTAAAATTTCTTCTCTAGACATTTTGTATTCACTCTCAATTTCACTAAAAATTGAGTTAATGTCACCCAATAATGTTTCTAATTGCAAAATCCCAAATACAGTATCATTATTTACTTTTTTCATGCTAAACATCTCCCAATTAATAATCACATATTTAGCATCACACGAGTTATAACTTACATCCCAATAAATCCCAAAACTTATGTGTGCTAACCTATGCTTAATACTACAAGTGTAAATAAACTTGTTAACTATTCAATTGTCAAAGTTGAATAAAATTAAATAAGTATAAAAACCAATAATCGATAGAGTTAATATTTAGAAATAAGATAATAGTACATAAAACTAATCACTCTATTACATATTAATTTTATAATTTATATACAAAGAAAATATATCAATATTACCATTAAATTGCAACAATTCTACATATATTTCTTCAAAAAAGATACACATTAAATTTTTATTACATATAACTCTCATGTAAATTGATTAAACTAAATTAATTAGTTACCCTGTATTTTAACCAATTAGGTTCAACTGTATAATGCTAAATCCTTTATTTATCACGATTTGATTTTGATAAATCAAAAGTTTAAACATAATAAATAATGTTAACGCCTTTAATAATTTAACATTCTGTGTCTATTAATCATGTCATAGTTTGTTCAAAAATTATAAAAAAAGATGAGCTCATTTTGACTCATCTTTACTAAAACTAGTTATTAAATTTCTTCGATTTCTTCTTCAACAATGAATCCCATAGTATTGACACTATTATTTAAAAAGGTCAGAATATAACGCATAACTTCATCACGTTCTGGCTCATTATGCACCTCATGATAAAAACCTTGCCAAGCTTTGAAATATAATTCCGGTGTTTGATATTTATCTTTAAACTCATCAACCGCTCTTGTATCAACTATTAAATCTTTAGTTCCATACATAAGTAAAGTTGGTAATGGTTGAATGTCATGAATATGAGACATCGTGTCTTTCATTGTTTCATTTATCGTATTGTACCAATGATATGTTGCTTTTTTTAACATTAATCCATCATTTTCTGTTTCTTCTACAATTTCTACATTACGTGTTAAATCTTTAGCTTCTACACCAACATTAAAACGTGTATCTTTTGAAATTTTACCTATATTTGAAACGAGTTTATCTTTACGATTTTTACCATTTTTTTGAAGTTCTAGCATAGGCGATATCAGCATCATGCCTTCAATAGGTAATTCAACTTTTTCAAGTAAATTTAATAATATTAAACCACCAAGTCCTACACCTAAAACATAAGTTGGAATTTTATATTCATTAGCGATTTTCAACCAATCTAGCAAACTTTCATGATATGTTTGGAAATTTTCAATTTGACCTTTAATGGCTCTAGAAGTTTGTCCTTGACCTGGTAAATCTCCCATTATCACATGGTAACCATTTCGTCTTAACATCGTTATAACATAAGCATATCTACCTGTATGTTCTAATATATTATGAGCAATAACAACGACGCCTTTTGCATCATTTTCAGCTTCCCACTTCCACATTCTTATACTGCCCCTTTTTGATAATCTTCAATAATATAATTATAGCAAATTCTGCATGTAGATTTCTATTTATAGTATTATTGTTGTCCATATTATTTAATACAAATGAAATCAACACCAATAATAGTGTAAATATACATAATTATTTTTAATTGTTTTTGATGAAAACGCTTTCTCGAATAATTTTTTCATGCTAAACTTATTGTAAACACAAGGGTTTGGAGGAGTAGCAATGGCACTATTAAAGAATTTTTTTATCGGATTATCTAATAATAGTTTTTTAAACAACGCAGCTAAAAAAGTTGGACCTCGAATGGGTGCCAATAAAGTCGTTGCCGGAAATACAATTCCACAGTTAATCAATACAATTGAACACTTAAATGATAAAAATATTGCTGTTACTGTAGACAATTTAGGGGAATTTGTTGGAACAGTGGAAGAAAGTAATCATGCTAAAGAACAAATTTTAACGATTATGGACGCACTTCACCAACATGGTGTCAACGCACATATGTCAGTTAAATTAAGCCAATTAGGTGCTGAATTTGATTTAGAATTAGCATATCAAAATTTAAGAGAAATTTTACTTAAAGCAAATAGTTATAATAACATGCATATTAATATTGATACTGAAAAATATGCTAGTCTTCAACAAATTGTTCAAGTTCTTAATCGTTTAAAAGGTGAATTTAGAAATGTAGGTACTGTAATCCAAGCATATTTATATGATAGTCATGAGTTAGTAGATAAATATCAAGATTTACGTTTACGATTAGTTAAAGGTGCATACAAAGAAAATGAAACTATTGCTTTTCAATCAAAGGAAGATGTAGATGCAAATTACATCAAAATTATTGAGCAACGTTTACTAAATGCTCGTAATTTTACATCTATTGCGACACATGACCATCGAATTATTAATCATGTGAAACAATTTATGAAAGAACATCATATTGAAAAAGATCATATGGAATTCCAAATGCTTTATGGTTTTAGATCAGAATTAGCAGAACAAATTGCTAACGAAGGATATAACTTTACGATTTATGTACCATATGGAGACGATTGGTTTGCATATTTTATGAGAAGATTAGCAGAGCGACCTCAAAACTTATCATTAGCGGTTAAAGAATTTGTTAAGCCTGCTGGATTAAAACGTGCCGGTGTGATTGCAGGTATCGGTGCTACAATGATGTTAAGCTTTACTTTAATTAAAAAATTATGTCGCAAATAATATATAAAAGTTTAGGGAGTTGGACAGAAATGATATTTTCACAAATTTATTTCGTTGTCCTACTCCCTTAAAAATGTAGTTGATTTACGTTTTATCAACTATATCTATCAACTCTATCTATTATCCTGTGCCATAAATTTTTAATTTATTGATTTTAATAAATTGGCCATTTCGATTGCACTTACTGCTGCTTCAGCACCTTTATTACCTGCTTTAGTACCAGCTCTTTCAACGGCCTGTTCGATACTTTCTGTTGTTAATATACCAAATATTACTGGTACATTTGTTTGATCATTTACTTTAGATACACCTTTAGCAACTTCATTACATACATAATCATAATGTGATGTCGCGCCACGAATCACACATCCCAAAGTAATAATAGCATCATAATTGCCTAAATTCGCTAGCTTTTTAGCTACCAATGGAATTTCAAATGCACCCGGTACATATGCTACATCAATGTTGTCTTCATGAACGTCATGACGGATGAGTGTATCTTTTGCACCTTCCAATAATCTACCAGTAATGAAATCATTAAATCTACTTACTACAATTGCTACTTTCAAATCTTTTCCAATTAATTTTCCTTCAAAATTCATGTTATTATCCTCCTAAATTAAATGACCCATTTTTAATTTTTTTGTTTCCATATAATCATGATTATGTACCGTTTCTGGCACAATGACTTCTATTCTTTCTGCAATATTAATACCATATTGCTTTAAACCTTCAAATTTGCTTGGATTATTACTTAATAAATTGATTTGTTCAACATTAAAATATTTTAAAATTTGCGCCGCAATATGATAATCACGTAAATCTTCATCAAAACCTAATGCTAAATTTGCAGTTACAGTATCATATCCTTGTTCTATTAATTCATATGCACGTAATTTATTTAATAAACCTATGCCTCGACCTTCTTGAGGAAGATATATTATCATACCGCCCTGGTCATTAATATATTCCATAGATGCTTCAAGTTGTGCACCACAATCACATCGTTGGCTATGGAAAATATCACCTGTCAGACATGCTGAATGTAATCGAACATTTTCATGTTGTCGGATTGGACCTTTAGAAAGCACCACGATTTCTTCATCTGTATAAGTCGCTTTAAATCCATACATATCAAATGCCCCAAAGTCTGTAGGCATTTTTACTTTTGCTTTAAATTCAATTTCTGGTTCTAATTTTTTACGATATTCAACTAAATCCTCAATTGTGATCATTTTCAATTGATGTTTTTCTCTAAATAGTTGTAAATCCTGACCTTTGGCCATTGTGCCGTCATCATTCATTATTTCACAAATAACTCCAGCTGGCTTGGCACCAGTAAGTCTTGCTAAATCAACAGCCGCTTCAGTATGACCATTTCTTGCTAATACACCTTTATCTTGTGCTACTAATGGAAACAAATGCCCAGGACGGTTGAAATCTTTTGCAATACTATTTGAATCTATCAGTTTTTTAGCAGTTAATGTACGTTCAAATGCACTAATGCCGGTTGTAGTATCAATATGGTCGACGCTCACAGTAAATTGAGTTCCATAGACATCCGAATTATCATTCACCATTTGTACTAATTCTAATCGTTCTGCAATATCTTTAGACATTGGTGCACAAATGAGGCCTCTTCCTTCTTTCGCCATAAAATTAATAGTCTGATCGTCCATCCATTCAGTGACAGCAACTAAGTCACCTTCATTTTCACGATTTTCATCATCAACCACGATAATTGTTTCACCATTTTTCAGAGCTGCTAAAGCACTCTCTATATTATCGAATTGCATAATACCCCTCCTAAAATCCAAATGCTCTTAATTTATCCGCAGTTAAATGATTGTTGTTTTTATTTAAAATATTTTCAACGTATTTAAACAGTACGTCCGTTTCCAAATGTACATCATCACCTATTTTTTTTGACGCTAAAATTGTAGAACGTCTTGTTTCGGG harbors:
- a CDS encoding bifunctional 3,4-dihydroxy-2-butanone-4-phosphate synthase/GTP cyclohydrolase II, whose amino-acid sequence is MQFDNIESALAALKNGETIIVVDDENRENEGDLVAVTEWMDDQTINFMAKEGRGLICAPMSKDIAERLELVQMVNDNSDVYGTQFTVSVDHIDTTTGISAFERTLTAKKLIDSNSIAKDFNRPGHLFPLVAQDKGVLARNGHTEAAVDLARLTGAKPAGVICEIMNDDGTMAKGQDLQLFREKHQLKMITIEDLVEYRKKLEPEIEFKAKVKMPTDFGAFDMYGFKATYTDEEIVVLSKGPIRQHENVRLHSACLTGDIFHSQRCDCGAQLEASMEYINDQGGMIIYLPQEGRGIGLLNKLRAYELIEQGYDTVTANLALGFDEDLRDYHIAAQILKYFNVEQINLLSNNPSKFEGLKQYGINIAERIEVIVPETVHNHDYMETKKLKMGHLI
- a CDS encoding transcriptional regulator, SarA/Rot family, yielding MKKVNNDTVFGILQLETLLGDINSIFSEIESEYKMSREEILILLTLWQKGSMTLKEMDRFVEVKPYKRTRTYNNLVELEWIYKERPVDDERTVIIHFNENLNQEKVTLLNFISDAIASRATTMQNSLDAITAV
- a CDS encoding tRNA (mnm(5)s(2)U34)-methyltransferase — its product is MKLERILPFSKTLIKQHTSSKSIVVDATCGNGNDTLFLAEQVSEGHVYGFDIQDLALENTREKIKSFTNVTLIKDGHENVARYIQDKHKGHIDAAIFNLGYLPKGDKSIVTKPDTTIQAINSLLKMLSIEGIIILVIYHGHIEGQIEKNEILEYLSNLDQKQAQVLQYKFLNQRNHAPFICAIEKLS
- the ribH gene encoding 6,7-dimethyl-8-ribityllumazine synthase, with amino-acid sequence MNFEGKLIGKDLKVAIVVSRFNDFITGRLLEGAKDTLIRHDVHEDNIDVAYVPGAFEIPLVAKKLANLGNYDAIITLGCVIRGATSHYDYVCNEVAKGVSKVNDQTNVPVIFGILTTESIEQAVERAGTKAGNKGAEAAVSAIEMANLLKSIN
- a CDS encoding proline dehydrogenase family protein, which translates into the protein MALLKNFFIGLSNNSFLNNAAKKVGPRMGANKVVAGNTIPQLINTIEHLNDKNIAVTVDNLGEFVGTVEESNHAKEQILTIMDALHQHGVNAHMSVKLSQLGAEFDLELAYQNLREILLKANSYNNMHINIDTEKYASLQQIVQVLNRLKGEFRNVGTVIQAYLYDSHELVDKYQDLRLRLVKGAYKENETIAFQSKEDVDANYIKIIEQRLLNARNFTSIATHDHRIINHVKQFMKEHHIEKDHMEFQMLYGFRSELAEQIANEGYNFTIYVPYGDDWFAYFMRRLAERPQNLSLAVKEFVKPAGLKRAGVIAGIGATMMLSFTLIKKLCRK
- a CDS encoding alpha/beta fold hydrolase, which produces MWKWEAENDAKGVVVIAHNILEHTGRYAYVITMLRRNGYHVIMGDLPGQGQTSRAIKGQIENFQTYHESLLDWLKIANEYKIPTYVLGVGLGGLILLNLLEKVELPIEGMMLISPMLELQKNGKNRKDKLVSNIGKISKDTRFNVGVEAKDLTRNVEIVEETENDGLMLKKATYHWYNTINETMKDTMSHIHDIQPLPTLLMYGTKDLIVDTRAVDEFKDKYQTPELYFKAWQGFYHEVHNEPERDEVMRYILTFLNNSVNTMGFIVEEEIEEI